The following proteins are encoded in a genomic region of Glycine max cultivar Williams 82 chromosome 18, Glycine_max_v4.0, whole genome shotgun sequence:
- the LOC100814480 gene encoding hydroxyproline O-galactosyltransferase GALT6 produces MKRVKKLYPFLVLPNRPKPLQIFMAVMFLYLLFTTFEIETSLGFRTRFVSVSSLLGNEDQHQRTHSSKASNFPSQGVFQGSLHRKALQGLQKVSTLSFIEALNDTTVEENMFSELHKAARHAWVEGKRLWEQVESVKETMNVARFKAENLSDSCQHSISLSGSELRKQNKGVMVMVLPCGLTLGSHVTVVGTPRWAHWEDDPKISVVKEEEGKVMVSQFMMELQGLKSVDKEEPPRILHFNPRLKGDYSGRPVIEQNTCYRMQWGSALRCEGWKSRADEDTVDGQVKCEKWIRDDDSHAEEAKATWWLTRLIGRTKKVTIDWPYPFVEARLFVLTVSAGMEGYHVSVDGRHVTSFPYRTGFSLEDSTGLSIKGDVDVHSIYAASLPTSHPSFAPQMHLELLPQWKAPPLVHVNVELFIGILSAGNHFAERMAVRKSWMQHKLIKSSNVVSRFFVALHGRKDLNMEIKKEADYFGDIIIVPYMDHYDLVVLKTIAITEYGIRSVAAKYIMKCDDDTFVRIESIISEARKVGSGRSLYIGNMNYHHRPLRSGKWAVTYEEWSEEEYPTYANGPGYTISADIAQFIVSNFEEHRLKLFKMEDVSMGMWVEQFNSSRPVEYVHSFKFCQFGCIEDYYTAHYQSPRQMTCMWDKLQQKGKPLCCNMR; encoded by the exons ATGAAGAGGGTGAAGAAGCTATACCCATTTTTGGTCCTACCCAACAGGCCTAAACCTCTTCAAATTTTCATGGCTGTGATGTTCCTCTACTTGCTCTTCACCACCTTCGAAATCGAAACCTCTCTTGGTTTCAGAACGAGGTTTGTGTCAGTGTCCTCATTGTTGGGGAATGAAGATCAACACCAACGTACCCATTCCAGCAAAGCCTCAAACTTTCCCTCACAAGGGGTGTTCCAAGGCTCACTGCATCGAAAAGCCTTGCAGGGTTTGCAGAAAGTTTCCACCTTGAGTTTCATCGAGGCTTTGAATGACACCACTGTGGAAGAAAACATGTTTTCTGAACTCCACAAGGCTGCTAGGCATGCTTGGGTTGAAGGGAAGAGGCTCTGGGAACAAGTTGAGAGTGTGAAAGAAACCATGAATGTGGCAAGGTTCAAGGCTGAGAACCTTTCTGATTCGTGTCAGCATTCAATTTCATTATCTGGGTCTGAATTGAGGAAGCAGAATAAAGGGGTCATGGTGATGGTGCTTCCTTGTGGTTTGACATTGGGGTCTCACGTGACTGTTGTGGGGACCCCACGTTGGGCTCACTGGGAGGACGATCCTAAGATATCTGTGGTGAAGGAAGAGGAGGGAAAGGTAATGGTGTCGCAGTTCATGATGGAGCTTCAGGGTTTGAAGAGTGTGGACAAGGAAGAGCCTCCTAGGATACTGCATTTCAATCCCAGGTTGAAGGGGGATTATAGTGGGAGGCCTGTGATTGAGCAGAACACTTGTTACAGGATGCAGTGGGGTTCTGCTCTCAGGTGTGAGGGATGGAAGTCCCGAGCTGACGAGGATACAG TTGATGGACAGGTGAAATGTGAAAAGTGGATTCGTGATGATGATAGCCATGCAGAAGAGGCAAAGGCAACATGGTGGTTAACCAGACTGATTGGGCGAACTAAGAAGGTTACTATAGATTGGCCATACCCTTTTGTAGAGGCTAGATTGTTTGTTCTCACCGTGAGTGCTGGCATGGAAGGCTACCATGTTAGTGTGGATGGAAGGCATGTGACATCTTTTCCCTATCGCACG GgattttctcttgaggattcaACTGGTCTATCCATAAAAGGGGATGTTGATGTGCACTCTATATATGCAGCTTCCTTACCCACATCACATCCAAGTTTTGCTCCACAGATGCATCTTGAATTGCTTCCTCAATGGAAAGCTCCACCTCTTGTACACGTGAATGTGGAGCTTTTCATTGGAATACTTTCTGCTGGCAACCATTTTGCTGAGCGGATGGCAGTAAGGAAATCATGGATGCAACATAAACTAATCAAATCTTCAAATGTCGTATCTCGGTTCTTTGTTGCCTTG CATGGAAGGAAAGATTTAAATATGGAGATAAAGAAAGAAGCAGATTATTTTGGCGATATTATTATAGTCCCCTACATGGATCATTATGACCTTGTTGTGTTGAAGACGATAGCTATCACTGAATATGGG ATTCGCTCAGTGGCTGCCAAGTATATCATGAAGTGTGATGATGACACGTTTGTCAGAATAGAGTCTATCATCAGCGAAGCAAGAAAAGTAGGAAGTGGTAGAAGTCTCTATATAGGAAATATGAATTACCACCATAGGCCCCTACGTTCTGGCAAATGGGCAGTAACATATGAG GAATGGTCAGAGGAAGAGTATCCTACCTATGCTAATGGTCCAGGCTATACAATCTCTGCAGACATTGCCCAGTTCATTGTATCCAACTTCGAGGAGCACAGATTAAAA TTATTTAAAATGGAGGATGTTAGCATGGGAATGTGGGTAGAGCAATTCAACAGTTCAAGGCCAGTTGAGTATGTGCACAGCTTCAAGTTCTGCCAATTTGGGTGCATTGAAGATTACTACACTGCACATTACCAATCTCCAAGACAAATGACCTGTATGTGGGACAAGTTGCAACAAAAGGGAAAGCCCCTATGTTGCAACATGAGATAA